The following coding sequences lie in one Montipora foliosa isolate CH-2021 chromosome 11, ASM3666993v2, whole genome shotgun sequence genomic window:
- the LOC137976123 gene encoding neuronal pentraxin-2-like, which translates to MPRIYALLLFGLIICTAHVAGYSSTDYALQFSSSGVSDYVNIWGMPSLTQFTVCLWMKSSSGNDGTPFSYAVNGEANELLLLDYGSFELWIGGQFRRTRVSANDGLWHHICVTWRNRDGGWHIYKDGLLQHHTINLRRGYTIKSGGSLVLGQEQDGLGGSFDRTQSFVGLLTGVNVWNRVLSASVIHSLSIARSCLSGSGNVYSWSDFRDGIKGNTGLVIPSDCSPR; encoded by the exons ATGCCCAGAATATACGCTTTGTTGCTTTTTGGCCTTATCATCTGTACTGCCCATGTTGCCGGATATTCATCTACCG ACTATGCCCTTCAGTTCTCATCCAGTGGCGTGAGTGACTACGTCAACATTTGGGGCATGCCCAGTTTGACTCAGTTTACTGTGTGTCTTTGGATGAAATCCAGCAGCGGTAATGATGGGACGCCATTTAGCTATGCAGTCAACGGAGAGGCCAATGAATTGCTTTTGCTCGACTACGGGTCATTTGAGCTGTGGATCGGTGGCCAATTCAG GCGCACCAGGGTATCAGCAAACGATGGCCTCTGGCATCACATCTGCGTGACTTGGAGAAACAGGGATGGTGGGTGGCACATTTACAAAGATGGTCTTCTGCAACACCATACCATCAACTTAAGGAGAGGGTACACAATCAAATCTGGAGGGTCTCTGGTGCTGGGACAAGAACAGGATGGACTTGGAGGATCATTTGACAGGACGCAGAGCTTTGTTGGACTTCTGACCGGAGTCAATGTGTGGAACAGAGTTCTTTCTGCTTCTGTGATCCATAGTCTCTCAATTGCAAGGTCTTGCTTGTCAGGATCGGGCAATGTGTACAGCTGGTCCGATTTCAGAGATGGTATAAAGGGCAACACTGGATTGGTCATACCATCTGACTGTTCTCCGAGGTGA